In Entomomonas moraniae, one DNA window encodes the following:
- a CDS encoding pilin, producing the protein MKYLHHGFTLIELMVTIAILAILAAIAIPTYTDYTARSQMAEAFAIAGGLKSPVVEYYTSYGACPETSKNTSTNGFGTTTSYSGKYVEAARVGVDSMKYCSIWVKMRSTGVAKGIAGKLLNLELRKDNNLGSFAWGCISNASQKYLPSSCEGGKSLNNANGGF; encoded by the coding sequence ATGAAGTACCTACATCATGGATTTACCTTAATTGAGTTAATGGTAACTATCGCCATTCTCGCTATCCTTGCGGCCATCGCCATTCCAACCTACACTGATTATACTGCTAGATCTCAAATGGCAGAAGCTTTTGCTATAGCTGGAGGGCTCAAATCGCCTGTTGTTGAGTATTATACTTCTTATGGAGCTTGTCCTGAAACGAGTAAAAATACATCAACCAATGGTTTTGGTACTACTACCAGTTACTCTGGCAAATATGTCGAAGCAGCAAGGGTAGGGGTTGACTCAATGAAATATTGCAGTATTTGGGTCAAAATGAGAAGTACGGGCGTTGCAAAAGGGATTGCAGGTAAACTATTAAACCTTGAGTTAAGAAAAGATAATAATTTAGGCTCATTTGCATGGGGCTGTATTAGCAATGCCTCACAAAAGTATTTACCCTCTTCATGTGAGGGTGGTAAATCGTTGAATAATGCCAATGGTGGTTTCTGA
- a CDS encoding NTF2 fold immunity protein → MITYCFIKHIKTIVFIFCFLMTHVAYAQKIVVTPVDGDAARLLEGRDFEEENDIGTKELVSSKAMALQLAEIYVANLYGERATTSEKPYAIVDNGNEWLISGQHDAIRVVGGVFFIVISKSDGKVIAIMHGR, encoded by the coding sequence ATGATTACTTATTGTTTTATTAAACATATAAAAACAATAGTTTTTATTTTTTGTTTTCTGATGACTCATGTAGCTTATGCACAAAAAATTGTTGTAACGCCTGTTGATGGTGATGCTGCTAGGCTTTTAGAGGGGCGAGATTTTGAAGAGGAAAATGATATAGGTACCAAAGAATTGGTATCTTCGAAAGCAATGGCCTTACAACTGGCTGAAATCTATGTGGCTAATTTATATGGTGAGCGCGCTACAACCTCTGAGAAGCCTTATGCTATTGTAGACAATGGAAATGAGTGGTTGATCAGTGGCCAGCATGATGCAATAAGAGTAGTCGGAGGCGTTTTCTTTATAGTAATTTCAAAGAGCGATGGTAAAGTTATTGCCATTATGCATGGTAGATAG
- a CDS encoding monooxygenase, translated as MSYLLQVDFPFQGPWGEEMTQAMKELANSITHEPGLIWKIWTENPKQNEAGGIYLFDTEQNAQNYLTMHSKRLNEFGIKPVNGKIFAVNKDLSLIDKAPL; from the coding sequence ATGAGCTATCTCTTACAAGTTGACTTCCCTTTCCAAGGCCCTTGGGGTGAAGAAATGACCCAAGCAATGAAAGAGCTAGCAAACTCAATTACCCATGAGCCTGGTCTCATTTGGAAAATATGGACAGAAAACCCTAAGCAAAATGAAGCAGGTGGCATTTACCTCTTTGATACCGAACAAAATGCTCAGAACTACTTAACTATGCACAGTAAACGTTTAAATGAGTTCGGTATAAAACCAGTAAACGGAAAGATATTTGCAGTTAACAAAGACCTCTCACTCATTGACAAAGCACCACTTTAA
- the mdh gene encoding malate dehydrogenase: MKVVIIGAAGGTGQALSLLLKTQLPPGSDLSLYDIMPVTKGIAVDLSHIPSAVTVKGYFGDSLPIVLKEADIVLITAGVARKPGMDRSDLFNINAGIIYDLVKQVGRNCPKACLGIITNPVNTLVPIAANVLKKLGVYDPRKLFGITTLDVIRASFFVGSLKNEDSSKITVPVIGGHSGITILPLLSQVNGISFSDQEVEQLTSRIQNAGNDVVEAKAGDGAATLSMGYAALKFTMSLVDGLQGKPNKVEYAFVAGNTAYAPYFSQPVLLGREGVKEYLDVGPLSTFEQQAVEKLSSVLKQEIVLGEQFFKERTSTS, from the coding sequence ATGAAAGTTGTTATTATTGGTGCGGCAGGTGGAACAGGTCAGGCTCTTTCCCTTTTATTAAAAACTCAATTACCCCCAGGAAGTGATTTATCTTTATATGACATCATGCCTGTGACGAAAGGTATTGCTGTAGACTTATCCCATATTCCCTCCGCTGTGACGGTAAAAGGCTATTTTGGCGACTCACTGCCCATTGTGCTCAAAGAAGCAGATATTGTATTAATCACAGCAGGTGTTGCACGCAAACCGGGAATGGACCGCTCTGATTTATTTAATATAAATGCAGGCATTATTTATGACTTAGTAAAACAAGTGGGGCGAAATTGCCCTAAGGCTTGCCTGGGTATTATCACCAACCCTGTGAACACGTTAGTGCCTATCGCTGCTAATGTATTAAAAAAATTAGGGGTCTATGATCCACGTAAATTATTTGGAATAACCACATTAGATGTTATTCGAGCCTCATTTTTTGTCGGTAGTCTAAAAAATGAAGACTCCTCAAAAATAACAGTCCCTGTTATCGGTGGACACTCTGGCATTACGATTTTACCTTTACTTTCTCAAGTAAATGGCATCAGTTTTTCTGATCAAGAAGTAGAACAACTAACTTCTCGCATTCAAAATGCGGGTAACGATGTTGTCGAAGCAAAAGCAGGAGATGGCGCAGCTACTTTATCAATGGGCTATGCAGCACTTAAGTTCACAATGTCCTTAGTCGATGGACTGCAAGGAAAACCAAATAAAGTTGAATACGCTTTTGTTGCAGGCAATACCGCCTATGCGCCTTACTTCTCACAACCTGTCTTATTAGGACGTGAAGGTGTAAAAGAATACCTAGATGTCGGCCCTTTAAGTACTTTTGAACAACAAGCGGTAGAGAAGTTATCAAGTGTTTTAAAGCAAGAAATTGTGTTAGGTGAACAGTTTTTTAAAGAAAGAACCAGTACTTCATAA
- a CDS encoding TonB-dependent hemoglobin/transferrin/lactoferrin family receptor has product MQKNTKSFFKKSFFIALTLPSMASAEKLTNISTSQNIELPLLQVMEKAIEDAPPNTSIVSKKELDKRFIRNFEDLAKRAEPGVNFNRVNQSINIRGLDGNRVLTTIDGIRIPYLDDRIRGEKGGVDSLDFASLSRLDIVRGVDDKQPAAGGLGGNVNLYTLNPEDLLKKGKNVGGILKTDYDSSDDSFGLNLAVAARNNLGTSVLIQAGKRQGHELDNKGHNNSYGTSRTDPDPEDSKQQNFLAKLQQDLGNGHKVGITGENFAKINDTNTKSNQGKSYAIGHNSNRESVKRQRVSANYQYLTPDYNGFIDEANTTLYWQHLEKADKQQAYRISAPKGNYMRNNNLQKDMYGMTGSVSKLFTTGFVNQKITVGGEWYQLNAKQKSTGYDNCPNLTTAPPPWDPNFPAYMACTNLHTNQSDMPKTHGQQWAVYLADEIIFNQGEFVLTPAIRYDYYRHTPQNTNSYKAGNTLTSLTAERNKDHKVSGSLAGQWKVSEKATLYASWSQGFKAPDPTELYMNYINNGIGYATLGNAKLKPEESNNFELGANLGDENLGGSVSVFYSKYKNFIDTVSVDPATSTALGLNPAIYRYGVTRWENRNKVKIYGAEARSHWQFATNWKLWGSAAWAVGKDQKTNQHLNSVAPLTAIFGLGYSKNNYGGDLMLTTATKRNKVETDTDFKAPGYGVVDLTAYWEPKQVKGLRLQAGVFNLMDKKYWNALNVPDSQDSVTSLQPYDFYSEPGRSFRVSATYQF; this is encoded by the coding sequence ATGCAAAAAAATACCAAATCATTCTTCAAAAAAAGTTTCTTTATTGCCCTAACCCTCCCATCAATGGCCTCAGCAGAAAAGCTAACCAATATATCCACTAGCCAAAACATAGAACTCCCACTTTTGCAGGTGATGGAAAAAGCAATCGAAGACGCACCCCCTAATACATCAATAGTATCCAAAAAAGAACTCGATAAACGCTTCATCCGAAACTTTGAAGACTTGGCAAAACGTGCAGAACCTGGTGTTAACTTCAACCGAGTTAATCAAAGCATTAATATCCGAGGCCTAGACGGTAATCGTGTACTGACAACCATTGATGGCATACGCATCCCTTATTTAGATGATCGTATCCGCGGTGAAAAAGGGGGCGTTGATAGCCTTGATTTCGCTTCCCTCTCAAGACTCGATATTGTTCGAGGTGTAGATGATAAACAACCGGCAGCAGGTGGTTTAGGGGGCAATGTTAATCTGTATACATTAAACCCTGAAGATCTACTTAAAAAGGGCAAAAATGTTGGTGGGATTCTTAAAACAGACTATGACTCCAGTGATGATAGCTTTGGGCTCAATCTCGCGGTAGCAGCTCGTAATAACCTTGGAACATCTGTGTTAATACAAGCAGGGAAAAGACAAGGACACGAACTCGATAACAAAGGGCATAACAATTCTTATGGAACATCTCGTACTGATCCTGACCCTGAGGACAGCAAACAACAAAACTTTCTTGCTAAACTACAGCAAGACCTAGGTAATGGGCACAAAGTCGGTATTACTGGCGAAAACTTTGCTAAAATTAACGATACCAATACCAAATCCAATCAAGGAAAAAGTTACGCCATCGGCCATAATAGCAATCGAGAAAGCGTTAAACGTCAAAGAGTCTCTGCCAACTACCAATACCTAACACCCGACTACAATGGGTTTATTGATGAAGCCAATACAACCCTCTATTGGCAGCACTTAGAAAAAGCAGACAAACAACAAGCCTATCGCATATCCGCTCCCAAAGGCAACTACATGCGCAACAACAATCTACAAAAAGATATGTATGGAATGACGGGCAGTGTCAGCAAACTATTTACAACAGGTTTTGTTAACCAAAAGATCACTGTAGGGGGTGAATGGTATCAACTCAATGCCAAGCAAAAATCAACTGGCTATGACAACTGCCCAAACCTAACAACTGCACCACCGCCTTGGGATCCAAACTTCCCTGCCTATATGGCTTGTACTAATCTACACACTAACCAATCAGACATGCCAAAAACACATGGTCAACAATGGGCAGTCTATTTGGCGGATGAAATCATCTTTAACCAAGGTGAGTTTGTCTTAACCCCTGCGATTCGTTATGACTACTACCGTCATACACCACAAAATACCAACAGTTATAAAGCAGGCAATACATTAACTAGCCTTACAGCTGAAAGAAACAAAGATCATAAAGTATCAGGTAGCCTTGCTGGACAATGGAAAGTTTCTGAAAAGGCCACCCTTTATGCCAGTTGGTCACAAGGCTTTAAAGCACCTGACCCAACAGAGCTTTATATGAATTATATAAACAATGGTATTGGTTATGCCACTCTGGGTAATGCTAAATTAAAACCTGAAGAAAGTAATAATTTTGAGTTAGGCGCAAACCTAGGTGATGAGAACTTAGGAGGTTCTGTCAGCGTTTTCTACTCAAAATACAAAAACTTTATAGACACCGTCAGTGTCGACCCTGCAACCTCAACAGCGCTTGGACTCAATCCTGCCATCTATCGCTATGGAGTGACTCGTTGGGAAAATCGTAACAAAGTTAAAATATATGGTGCTGAAGCACGTAGCCATTGGCAGTTCGCCACCAACTGGAAACTATGGGGATCAGCCGCATGGGCAGTAGGTAAAGATCAAAAAACTAACCAACACTTAAATTCTGTCGCCCCATTAACAGCCATTTTCGGATTGGGTTATAGTAAAAATAACTACGGTGGCGATTTAATGCTTACTACCGCAACGAAACGCAACAAAGTTGAAACTGATACAGACTTTAAAGCCCCCGGCTATGGTGTTGTAGATTTAACCGCTTATTGGGAACCTAAACAAGTCAAAGGCTTACGTCTACAAGCAGGTGTATTTAACTTAATGGATAAAAAATACTGGAATGCTCTTAACGTACCAGACTCGCAAGATAGTGTAACCTCACTACAACCCTATGATTTTTATAGTGAGCCTGGTAGAAGCTTCCGAGTATCAGCGACATACCAGTTCTAA
- a CDS encoding hemin-degrading factor: MQAQSIYEQWCSLKSQNPRLRALDVANQLSVTEAQLVASRVGTDVIKLQSNWRDVLPGIERLGKIMALTRNEFCVHERKGPYIDTTIGDNNVGLIISPDIDLRFLLDCWGSAFIVEDKVPETIRKEGVLKSIQFFDKYGAAIHKVYLLDESNQAEWAAFIEKFKAPEQVNTLDIEPKPITPTPLDDDKIDVASLQKDWAALKDTHHFALLLKTYKVTRTQALRLGGKEFAEPLAVEFLVEAIERASAADQRVMYFVGNDGCVQIHTGAVKNLKWIDGWFNVLDPEFDLHLKVEGIAELWRVRKPTTEGIVSSLEAYDAKGDIIIQLYGPRRQGIPELKAWRELVESFPSLEA, encoded by the coding sequence ATGCAAGCACAATCGATTTATGAACAATGGTGTTCATTAAAATCTCAAAATCCAAGATTAAGAGCTTTGGATGTTGCTAATCAATTATCCGTTACAGAAGCACAATTAGTTGCAAGTCGAGTAGGTACCGATGTCATCAAACTGCAATCAAATTGGCGTGATGTTTTACCCGGTATTGAACGTTTAGGGAAAATAATGGCGCTTACTCGTAATGAGTTTTGTGTCCATGAACGTAAAGGGCCTTATATTGATACAACAATTGGTGATAACAATGTTGGCTTAATTATTTCCCCTGATATTGATTTGCGGTTTTTATTAGACTGCTGGGGAAGCGCTTTTATTGTTGAAGACAAGGTTCCTGAAACTATTCGCAAAGAAGGTGTACTTAAGAGTATACAGTTTTTTGATAAGTACGGTGCTGCTATTCATAAAGTTTATTTGCTTGATGAAAGCAATCAAGCAGAGTGGGCAGCATTTATAGAGAAATTTAAAGCCCCAGAACAAGTTAACACATTAGATATTGAACCAAAACCAATTACCCCAACCCCTTTAGATGATGATAAGATCGATGTGGCAAGTCTCCAAAAAGACTGGGCTGCACTAAAAGACACACATCATTTTGCGCTATTATTGAAAACTTATAAAGTAACACGTACACAAGCGCTCAGATTAGGTGGCAAAGAGTTTGCCGAGCCTTTAGCAGTTGAGTTTTTAGTTGAAGCGATTGAAAGAGCCTCAGCTGCGGATCAACGAGTAATGTACTTTGTAGGAAATGATGGCTGTGTACAAATTCATACAGGCGCGGTTAAAAATTTAAAATGGATTGATGGATGGTTTAATGTATTAGATCCAGAGTTTGACTTACACCTGAAGGTTGAAGGTATTGCAGAGCTATGGCGTGTGAGAAAACCAACAACGGAAGGTATTGTCAGCAGTTTAGAGGCTTATGATGCTAAGGGTGACATCATCATTCAGTTATATGGTCCACGCAGACAAGGTATTCCTGAGCTTAAAGCATGGAGAGAGTTAGTCGAGTCATTTCCAAGCCTTGAGGCGTAG
- a CDS encoding heme/hemin ABC transporter substrate-binding protein, with protein sequence MRKYWLILLFFVGMVCYVSAGESHPRVVSAGGSITEWIVALGAENDLVGVDTTSLYPERIRKLPKVGYQRQLNAEGVASLKPTLVVGTPEMGPETVMKQLNDLGIRVETLSNTADFKAVADNLTTLGKLLNKEEQAKQLYQSYHAKFDQVDQLVKKAQGQNKPPKVILVMGIQGGLLAAGRGTTSDWLIKQAGGKNVVSFDGYKSISNEALLALKPDVIIIANRTGRLNDEAIKKMVDADPSLALTNAVKNNKVIGLDASLLVAGLGPRLSDEALRLVAIFYNLPSVQTVLVN encoded by the coding sequence ATGAGAAAATACTGGCTAATTTTATTATTTTTTGTTGGCATGGTGTGTTATGTCTCTGCTGGAGAGAGTCATCCTCGTGTTGTAAGCGCGGGAGGATCGATTACGGAGTGGATTGTCGCCTTAGGTGCTGAGAATGACTTGGTGGGGGTTGATACCACTAGTTTGTACCCCGAGCGTATTAGGAAACTCCCTAAAGTAGGCTATCAACGCCAATTAAATGCTGAAGGGGTGGCTTCTTTAAAGCCAACGCTGGTTGTTGGTACGCCTGAAATGGGGCCAGAGACAGTCATGAAGCAACTTAATGATTTAGGAATTCGTGTAGAAACGTTATCCAATACTGCTGATTTTAAAGCAGTGGCTGATAATTTAACAACGCTAGGTAAGCTCTTAAATAAAGAAGAACAAGCTAAGCAATTATATCAATCATATCATGCTAAGTTTGATCAAGTTGATCAGTTAGTTAAAAAAGCCCAAGGCCAAAATAAACCGCCTAAAGTTATTTTAGTAATGGGTATACAAGGTGGGTTACTTGCTGCAGGACGCGGTACAACCTCTGACTGGTTGATAAAACAGGCCGGTGGCAAAAATGTAGTTTCGTTTGATGGCTATAAATCTATTTCAAATGAAGCATTGCTTGCTTTGAAGCCTGATGTAATTATTATTGCGAATAGAACAGGTCGCTTAAATGATGAAGCGATTAAGAAAATGGTTGATGCTGATCCCTCTTTAGCATTAACCAATGCTGTTAAAAATAATAAAGTGATTGGGTTAGATGCCTCATTATTAGTGGCTGGTTTAGGGCCAAGGCTATCGGATGAAGCTCTCAGATTGGTTGCTATTTTCTATAACCTACCAAGTGTTCAGACAGTATTGGTAAACTAG
- a CDS encoding FecCD family ABC transporter permease produces MINRIQPKFLFIGLLVLLILAFVLSLSIGAVPIPFNQLGKAVLSPHSQEGLIIWQIRIPRALLGCIAGAVLAICGVAMQGLFRNPLADPGLIGVSSGASLGAGIAIVFSSQLAFFSTIAPYLLSISAFIGGLIVTWLVYRLGQRRGTTDVATMLLAGIAITALAGAGIGLLMHLADDTMLRKLTFWNMGSLNGAMYSTLWPLLIVTVAICIFLPLRADGLNALLLGESEARHLGIPVERLKIELVICTALGTGAAVAATGLIGFVGLVVPHLIRLLIGPNHRFLLPASAIAGACLLVLSDIVARVVFAPAELQIGIVTAFLGAPFFLYLLVRRRY; encoded by the coding sequence ATGATAAACAGAATTCAGCCAAAGTTTCTTTTTATAGGCCTGCTTGTATTATTAATACTGGCATTTGTGTTATCTTTAAGTATAGGCGCTGTTCCAATTCCCTTTAACCAGTTGGGAAAGGCAGTCTTAAGCCCACATAGCCAAGAGGGATTAATCATTTGGCAAATACGAATTCCTAGAGCGCTACTTGGCTGTATTGCTGGGGCTGTTTTAGCTATTTGTGGAGTTGCGATGCAAGGATTATTTCGAAACCCGCTGGCTGATCCCGGTTTAATTGGTGTTTCAAGTGGGGCCTCATTAGGCGCTGGGATTGCTATTGTTTTTAGTAGCCAGTTGGCTTTTTTTTCTACAATCGCCCCTTATTTACTATCCATCAGTGCTTTTATTGGCGGTTTGATTGTGACATGGCTTGTTTATCGGTTAGGTCAGCGCCGAGGTACGACTGATGTGGCTACGATGCTATTGGCAGGTATTGCCATCACAGCATTAGCCGGGGCTGGTATTGGTTTATTGATGCATTTGGCCGACGACACCATGTTAAGAAAGCTCACTTTTTGGAATATGGGCAGTTTAAATGGAGCAATGTACAGTACCTTATGGCCATTATTGATCGTTACCGTTGCCATCTGTATTTTTTTACCTCTGCGAGCCGATGGCTTAAATGCACTACTGCTTGGCGAGTCAGAAGCGCGTCATTTAGGCATTCCTGTGGAGCGCTTAAAGATAGAATTAGTCATCTGTACAGCATTAGGTACCGGAGCTGCGGTAGCAGCAACCGGGCTGATTGGTTTTGTAGGGCTTGTTGTACCGCATTTAATTCGTCTTTTAATTGGGCCTAATCATCGTTTTTTATTACCTGCGTCTGCTATCGCGGGGGCTTGCCTACTCGTCTTATCTGACATCGTAGCACGTGTTGTTTTCGCACCGGCTGAATTGCAAATTGGTATTGTCACAGCCTTTTTAGGTGCTCCGTTCTTTTTATACCTACTGGTTCGTAGGAGATACTAA
- a CDS encoding heme ABC transporter ATP-binding protein, which yields MLNVTDISITRGYKQIIEQVSFALPSGTVMGVLGTNGAGKSTLLAGISGEISTRTGKVVLNERLLNEWPAIERAKQMAVLPQSAQLNFAFTVSEVVAFGRLPHKTGAQKDREIIETVLALTDIQYLAHRNYLELSGGERQRVHLSRILAQLWPITDQSVLLLDEPTSMLDPLHQHTLLKIVRQCANEGAAVLIILHDLNLAARYCDRILLLDDGKVYVDDVPCHALTTLSIEHIFGLPVSINHHPTLGCPLIIPD from the coding sequence ATGCTTAATGTAACAGACATCAGCATAACACGTGGATATAAGCAGATTATTGAGCAAGTAAGTTTTGCATTGCCCTCAGGCACAGTGATGGGGGTATTAGGCACAAATGGAGCAGGCAAGAGTACTTTATTAGCGGGGATTAGTGGAGAAATTTCAACACGCACCGGTAAGGTAGTCCTCAATGAGCGCTTATTAAATGAATGGCCAGCCATAGAGCGTGCTAAACAGATGGCTGTATTACCACAGAGCGCTCAGTTAAACTTTGCCTTTACAGTGTCCGAGGTGGTTGCTTTCGGAAGGCTACCACATAAAACAGGTGCTCAAAAAGATCGTGAAATTATTGAAACAGTGTTGGCATTAACTGATATACAATACCTTGCTCATCGGAACTATTTAGAGCTTTCGGGTGGTGAGCGACAAAGGGTACATTTGTCAAGGATTTTAGCGCAGTTGTGGCCAATTACCGATCAATCTGTTTTGTTACTTGATGAGCCGACTTCTATGCTGGATCCTTTGCATCAGCATACACTATTAAAAATAGTGAGGCAGTGTGCAAACGAAGGCGCAGCTGTATTAATCATTTTGCATGATTTAAACTTAGCCGCACGTTATTGTGACCGTATCTTATTATTGGATGATGGAAAGGTTTATGTTGATGACGTCCCTTGTCATGCCTTAACGACCTTAAGCATTGAGCATATCTTTGGCCTGCCTGTCAGCATCAACCATCATCCAACATTAGGTTGCCCATTGATTATTCCAGACTAG
- a CDS encoding SEL1-like repeat protein: MSKLKRTQDLQKLIKKAKQGNAKKQFELGFMYDIGQGVKQNYLKAFKWYKLAAELGVSRAQTNLGLMYIKGDGIKQDQIKAIKWLKRAAKKADIKAQYNLGLAYELGEGVKQNTTKAIKWYKRSAKKGYADAQYNLALIYDFGKGMTKNYKDAFKWYQCAAEQGDAEAQYRLGLMCFDGEGVKKDLAQAIYWYVKAAKQGHGSAQYNLGVMYRDGKGVKRNYAKAIKYYKQAAAQLDAEAQLCLGFMYAYGLGAKKDYRAAIKWYKLSAQQGNLMALTNLGIMYEYGQGFKKNLSKAVKYYKQAAKLGHPRAQFNLGTMYDNGTGIKQDLAKAFKWYQRAAKQKEIDAQYNLGVMYQEGEGTKQNYSKAIKWFRSAAHQGNTDAQSSLDELCGKKCSIKKHRKN; this comes from the coding sequence ATGTCAAAATTAAAAAGAACTCAAGACTTACAAAAACTAATCAAAAAAGCTAAGCAAGGTAATGCAAAGAAACAGTTTGAGTTAGGTTTTATGTATGACATAGGGCAGGGAGTTAAGCAAAACTATCTCAAGGCTTTTAAGTGGTATAAATTGGCAGCAGAACTAGGCGTTTCAAGAGCACAAACGAACTTAGGCCTTATGTATATCAAAGGAGATGGAATTAAGCAGGATCAGATTAAAGCGATTAAATGGTTAAAGCGTGCTGCAAAAAAAGCAGATATAAAAGCCCAATACAATTTAGGGCTAGCTTATGAGCTGGGTGAAGGAGTTAAACAAAATACTACCAAAGCGATTAAGTGGTACAAACGGTCTGCTAAAAAGGGTTATGCTGATGCACAATATAACTTGGCATTAATTTATGATTTTGGGAAAGGAATGACTAAAAATTATAAAGACGCTTTCAAATGGTATCAATGTGCAGCTGAGCAAGGTGATGCTGAGGCGCAGTATCGCCTAGGTTTGATGTGTTTTGATGGTGAGGGAGTAAAGAAAGACCTTGCTCAGGCCATTTACTGGTATGTAAAAGCGGCTAAGCAAGGACATGGCAGTGCTCAGTATAATTTAGGTGTGATGTATCGAGACGGCAAGGGCGTCAAAAGAAATTACGCTAAGGCCATTAAATATTACAAACAAGCAGCAGCTCAATTAGATGCAGAGGCTCAACTTTGCTTAGGTTTTATGTATGCTTACGGTTTGGGTGCAAAAAAAGATTATAGGGCAGCTATAAAATGGTATAAATTATCTGCTCAGCAAGGTAATTTAATGGCTCTAACGAACTTAGGGATAATGTATGAGTATGGCCAAGGCTTTAAAAAAAATCTGAGTAAGGCGGTTAAATATTATAAACAAGCTGCTAAGCTTGGGCACCCGAGGGCACAATTCAATTTAGGGACGATGTATGATAATGGCACGGGGATAAAGCAGGATCTAGCAAAAGCCTTTAAATGGTATCAACGTGCGGCTAAACAGAAAGAGATTGATGCGCAATATAACCTAGGTGTCATGTATCAAGAGGGGGAGGGAACTAAGCAAAACTATAGTAAGGCGATCAAGTGGTTTCGTTCAGCAGCCCATCAAGGGAATACAGATGCTCAATCTAGTTTAGATGAGTTGTGCGGTAAAAAATGTTCTATTAAAAAGCATCGGAAAAATTAA
- a CDS encoding fimbrial protein, with protein sequence MKYFLLLLTGLSCWIQQAQAYTCTLQTSMTTISTANITIARSTPIGTEIGNTSTAITPIYSCTNSDPKLTEQIFGVKAIGTYVMNVGDKRIYSTPIKGIGYAVEGYTYNCQTDVWSGWVGGGTNVDGNANNRGLCSIAGILPRQPITGMINIAYYKTNEVTGSGTVSPGVVAAFILRNNGSWQKESDVSVSSLTVTTIPCEVNQTVISVAMGDVEKKEFKGIGTWPDDSNTKKFDIPLTCNPDAKVNVQIDGDIQNANQGIINLTASNNNATGVGIQLLFNNTPLKLGAPFSTGTTTINGLYNIPLQARYYQTGNTVTAGEANATATFTITYN encoded by the coding sequence ATGAAGTATTTTTTATTATTGCTAACTGGACTAAGTTGTTGGATACAACAGGCACAAGCTTACACCTGCACACTGCAAACCTCAATGACAACAATTAGTACAGCCAATATCACCATAGCCCGAAGTACTCCTATCGGCACAGAAATTGGAAATACCTCAACGGCTATTACTCCTATTTACAGCTGTACAAATTCAGATCCCAAGTTAACTGAACAGATCTTTGGTGTTAAAGCAATAGGTACTTATGTGATGAATGTTGGTGATAAACGCATTTATAGCACACCTATTAAGGGTATAGGCTATGCAGTAGAAGGATATACCTATAATTGTCAAACCGATGTATGGAGTGGCTGGGTTGGTGGCGGCACAAATGTTGATGGTAACGCCAATAATAGAGGACTCTGTAGCATAGCAGGTATCCTCCCAAGACAACCTATCACAGGGATGATAAATATTGCCTATTACAAAACAAACGAAGTAACAGGTTCAGGAACCGTTTCCCCAGGAGTTGTTGCTGCATTTATTTTAAGAAACAACGGTTCTTGGCAAAAAGAATCCGATGTTTCTGTCTCTTCACTGACAGTCACCACCATACCGTGCGAAGTAAACCAAACGGTAATCAGTGTCGCCATGGGCGATGTGGAGAAAAAAGAGTTTAAAGGTATCGGCACTTGGCCAGATGACTCAAATACCAAGAAATTTGATATTCCTTTAACTTGTAATCCTGATGCAAAAGTCAATGTACAAATCGATGGCGATATTCAAAATGCTAACCAAGGGATCATCAATCTGACAGCTTCCAATAACAATGCGACAGGAGTTGGGATTCAATTATTATTCAATAATACACCACTAAAACTAGGTGCTCCTTTTTCTACAGGAACTACCACAATTAATGGGTTGTACAATATTCCATTACAAGCACGTTATTATCAAACAGGAAATACGGTTACTGCTGGAGAAGCTAATGCCACGGCGACCTTTACGATTACCTATAATTAA